One part of the Acidobacteriota bacterium genome encodes these proteins:
- a CDS encoding OsmC family protein: MAVTITGRYVGNLKTELTHGPSGTVLTTAAPVDNNGDGSSFSPTDLAASSLGACMVTIIGIMAERNGIDMAGVEFRVVKHMSSKPRRIARAEVEIQMPRGLTADQRTKLERGAHTCPVHHSLHPETDKPVRFVYEDSNDLED, encoded by the coding sequence ATGGCCGTCACCATCACCGGCCGCTACGTCGGCAATCTCAAGACTGAGCTCACCCATGGGCCCTCCGGCACCGTGCTCACCACCGCGGCGCCGGTGGACAATAACGGGGACGGGAGCTCGTTTTCGCCTACGGATTTGGCAGCTTCGTCGCTGGGGGCCTGCATGGTGACCATCATCGGGATCATGGCGGAGCGGAACGGCATCGATATGGCGGGGGTGGAGTTTCGGGTGGTCAAGCACATGTCCTCCAAGCCGCGACGCATCGCCCGCGCCGAGGTGGAGATCCAGATGCCCCGGGGGCTCACCGCCGATCAGCGCACCAAGCTCGAACGCGGCGCCCACACCTGCCCGGTACACCACAGTCTGCACCCGGAGACCGACAAGCCCGTGCGCTTCGTCTACGAGGACTCCAAC